The Salarias fasciatus chromosome 12, fSalaFa1.1, whole genome shotgun sequence DNA segment ACTTGTTTTAATGGATGCAGTCTTCGAGATAAGATGTGTTCAGAGGAAACGAGGGTTTTAGAgtgaaaatgacacattttccaTGAAGAGACCAGCAATGCCACACCTGTAAGCGTGATCACTGCCCGTCTGATATCTATTGTGACAACAAGATGACACTTCTAACGATATGTGACGTTGTTTGTCCGAACAGGACGATGGTGAACGCAGCCTTTACAACAATCCCAGAGGGAGCTTTCTCACACCTTCACCTGCTGCAGTTTCTGTGAGTGCTCCCACCCATTTGCTCTACCCCCGTTATTCTCTACAGGATCGGAGTTATTCAGCACGCAGGCATCTCTTGTTTTGACGTGACAATAAATGAGCTTCAGCTAGTGTCCTAGAAATGAATGGTTATTGAAAGCAGTGGTGACATAGCAGGAATAAGTGGCTCTGTATCAGTGTCATTGGCAATGACTGACTCCCTTCAGTTGTGCTCTGCAGTACAAAGGCCTGTTTATCCACTCCGATGCAatcatcagtgtgtgttcttctgcttttgtattggtctgtgtgtgtttgtgtaaagtctacgtgtttttattgtgtgtgtacaaacatgtgcttcacagtttgtgttttcgactgaatgttttttttttaattattatttttactttgGATTACATACGAGTTGGTAAAAGAGTTTGTTCAGGCATAATTTTTAACCTAAAATCATTAGCGATACATGATTGAACTGATATTCCATCCTTTCTACAGGCTTTTGAACTCCAATACGTTCACCTCGATTGCTGATGATGCTTTTGCTGGCCTGTCCCACCTGCAGTACCTGTGAGTGTCACTTTTGACTGGAAACAAAAgtgctttttcagttttactgtgCAGGGTTGAAATATTTTGCCTTAAATTGCTTCATATATAAGAACATAGGGTGTTTGCTTACGAAAGACCATAATGAATTATTTAGATGAGCTGCAACTGCATCAAATAGATCTGCATTCAAGCActatgtagatttttttttttttttttttggcttcagtGGATGATTTTTGTTCAGCTTATTTCTTAGAGAAGTAAATAACACCAACCCACCCAATGAAATATGGGGGCTGAGTGCTGCAGTATTGCAAAGAATGCCAAAAGTAAATCTGAAAATGAATTTGTCAGTGGCAGCCAGCGCTTTGCCTCCGCAGTGAGATAAAGCTGAATATGCCGTCCTGTGAATTGATGAGCTATAGGAAGCAGTTAGCTGATGACTTGGAGCGCACAGCTATCCTTGATGGCAGAGCcctgggctgctgctgctgctgctgctgctgctgcgtgtgtgagtgtgtgtgtgtgtgtgtgtgtgtgtgtgtgtgtgtgtgtgtgtggctctggCTGCAGCCCAGCCATCAGGCCCCTGCATCAGAGCCACTACGGCTCATACCTGCTGTGAATGCTAATAAAGGCATGTTTTTATATCCGGCCCCCTTCAGAGAGTCTGCACATGCCGCATGTCCTCAAATATCAATGGACAAAACAGAAACGGGACAGGCTCAGATGACGCTGACTCGAAGACCTTAGTAAGACCCGTCGGACAGATGAATTATTTTTATCACATTGGCAAAGACAGAAGCTTTCATTATCAAGCCTCATCTGGTGATTCCATTGTTgtctaaataaaacaaaataaattatcCTTCTGTCAGTATCACTCTTCTTATTTTTTAGACTTGATAATGTACCCCATTCCAGTGACTGCAGTAAAAACTCTGGCTCATTTCTTTACATGGATTACATGGATTCTCTAATGATGAAtgatgattgtattttttttttttgtcagattcatTGAGAATAATGACATCCAGGCTCTGTCAAAGTACACCTTCAGAGGACTGAAGTCCCTGACCCATCTGTAAGTGTTTCTAAAGCAGAGATAAACTCCAGAAATATGTCAGTTACCACCATGATTGTACAGATTAAACTAaattacaaacatttttaaaccaaTGGAACTAATTGCAGACTAAACATTATGGCCCTGAAAATAgttgctgtctttttttccagGTCTCTTTCAAACaacaacctgcagcagctgcccaGAGATCTCTTCAAGCATCTCGACATCCTCACAGATCTGTACGTGACTGAGCGTCCCACCAGGCTCGACCTGAACATTTTCAGAACAAAACTGCAGTTTGCTTAAGTGATTGGTTTGTTTCTCATTCGGCTTTAGTTCAGTACTGATACGCTTCTTATTTTAGAGCTGTCTTTTCCCTGTATTGCCACTGTAATGCCAGAGATTAAGTCTGAAAGGTTTGTGTGGGAGTGTTTGATATTCAAATCCGCATATTCCCCCCGTTTCCAATGTGTGACTCAGAGACCTGCGGGGGAACTCTTTTCGGTGTGACTGTAAAATCAAGTGGCTGGTGGACTGGATGGAGAAGACCAACACGTCTGTTCCTGCCATCTACTGTGCCAGCCCGTTTGAATTCCAGGGACGCAGAATCCATGATCTTGCACCGAGAGATTTCAACTGCATCAGTGCAGGTTTCGCCTTCGccttttctgtctttccagCTCTCTGTAAACAGTAATACCACGTAGTAACTGTGCACTGTCCCTCTGGTGTCTCCTGTGGCAGATTTTGCAGTGTATGAAACCTTCCCCTTCCACTCCGTGTCGGCGGAATCTTATGAGTTCAATGGGGATAACTTTGTGGCCTTCGCTCAGCCCGATTCGGGGTTCTGCACCTTGTATATCTGGGATCACGTGGAGATGGTCTTCAGGAGATATCATAACATCACCTGTAAGTTCCTGACACGACAGCATGAGAACTGTGTGGCGTTACGTGAAGAAATCCTCATGGCTTTTTCTGTGATTCTCTTGAAGCTCGCTCTGCTGTGTACTGCAAACCGGTGGTGATAAACAACACTCTTTACATGGTCGTGGCTCAGCTCTTTGGTGGATCTCATATTTACAAGTAAGgcccatttatttatttttggtctttttatCAAGAGCTAAGTCTTACTGAACACAACTCATGTCAACCTATGTGTCGGCCCTCAGGAGCAGCGATCATTTTTCATGTGACTCTTTGTGAAAACTAGATGCTCATCCCTGTTCTCAATGAACTGTAGTGCACGACCAGTGGAAACTGCCAACATGGAGGAGAGTGCTTGTAACTGGACACCAGCCTCATGCATTTTTGAATCTGGTGCTCCACCTTGTATGGGAATCTGTGATGGAGTTACGCAGGAAAGTTCTCCTCAAACATGTTTCCTTTTTGACTTTGACGCACTGGTGTGCAAAACTCACAGACAAAATGGTTGTTCTTAACGACACCCTATCTCTCCAACCATCAAGCAAGAGGAACAATACTATGTTAAAATATGCAGCACACTTCACCATAGTGTGAAGACTGAAAATACAAAGATAAGGTGAACCTGAAGGTGCTGTAGAAGTGTGGTGAAGCACCAAAGCTTCCAGGTGTTTTGGCTCTCAGCAAATTCATGTTCCAAAAATatcagcttcattttttttctataaaaaaaagagtaacaCAACAAAATGAAGCTTCCAGCAGATGGGGTTACCTGCATCTTCACCGGGAAAAGAAATGGAATTGTCCCCTGAGGACAGTTCAGAGGTTGGACTGAACCATGTTAGAATCCAGATGTATGAAACCCGCTTTCATTCAACAGATTGAAATAGCAGCAGCTCCTGTAGAGACTCCAGCCCCCTGGATAACAGTTATTTTTATTAACTTTGGACAGAGTTAAACCAGCTGTGTCTCGCTGCTGCCAGCAGAAGCTCATCGGCCGGCTGTTTAAGCTCAAATCTAATAGTGGCTTTCAGTCTTTCATCAatgtttcatttgtaaatgtgaAAATCTTCCTGTGAACACAGGTGGGAGGAGGACCCTCTGCGCTTCGTGAAGATCCAAGACATTGACACCAGTCGGGTGAGGAAGCCCAACTTTGTGGAGACCTTCCAGCTGGATGGAGAGTGGTACTTCATCGTGGCCGACAGCTCCAAGGCAGGCTCCACCAGCATTTACCGCTGGAACAGCAACGGTTTCTACTCCCACCAGTCCCTCCATCCCTGGCATCGGGACACGCACGTGGAGTTCCTCGATGTCGGCGGAAAGCCCCATCTGATCCTCTCCAGCGCCTCTCAGCCACCCATAGTTTACCAGTGGAACCGAAGCCAGAAGCAGTTTGCTTTCCACTCCCAAATCACAGAGCTGGCCGACGTGCAGATGGTGAAGCACTTCTGGGTGAGGAAGGTTCTCTATCTCTGTCTGACGCGCTTCATCGGCGACTCCAAAATTCTCCGCTGGGAAGGGCAGCGTTTCGTGGAGATCCAGACTCTCCCCTCCCGGGGCTCGATGGCGGTGTATCCCTTCACTGTGGGCCTCCGCCAGTACCTCATTCTTGGAAGCGATTTCTCCTTCTCCAGAGTGTACCTGTGGGACGACCTCACTCAGCGCTTCCAGCCCTTCCAGGAGCTCAACATGAGGGCCCCGAGGGGCTTCGACCTCGTGTCCGTAGACAACAAGGATATTCTTCTGGCTGCCAGCTTCAAAGGAAACACGCTGGCTTACCAGCACCTGCTGGTGGATCTCAGCGCAAagtagagcagcaggtggagcttcTGGATATGCTGTATATCATACGTGCCAAATAAGTAAAAGACTGCAAAATGTTTAAGCCATGTATCTAAAAGTCAGCTCTTTCCTCTGATGTTTTAGCCGAGGCAACTAATTAAATGATTGTTTAACCTGATTTTTGCACTGTGTGTGTAACATCTGCACCATGTGTCACTGCATCTGCTCAGAGTAATATTGTTTATACATTATCATGTTATTTATTGTGCTTTACTAACGTGGGGATTAtgtgcatgtgcagctacaGAATTATTCACTGGATGAGACTGGATATTGTACAGGTGGGAGTAACACTACAGATTTTGTCAGGTACACTGTGTAGGTGATCTGAGTCGCACTTTGCATGAGACTGTATAACTATTCGACACAAGCTTACATCGCTTCAAATACATCCTTACAAATAAGATTTTCTCGAGTCGATTCTGTAGAAATAACTCAGGAACCAAGCTGGCCTGAGGCATGAGTAAACCACAAACATGGCATacattgaaaatgtgaaaatactttctaacatacatttttttccctggtTTTATTGCAGAaacgcctgtttttttttgtgtttttttttttttgttacagtgAGATATAACAAATGATCTCAATCTGGAAATTTGTAGGCACCGTAACAAAGCCAGAGAATGTTAAGAATCTAAAAACTCTGATCCTATCTGTTCTTGTGTTTCGTACAGTCACATAAACTGGATAAGTTGTTGCTGTGTACATCTGCATATTGAAGGGTGGGTGGGAAAGGGGTGTGATTAAATTTTGCTTTTGACCccttaaaatgtgtttttcttagCTGATAACAATATTCAAAGctgcaaataataaaaaaaatcagcacctCATGATAAAAAcccagaaagttttttttttttttccccccccacaTACAGATAATACAATAGCAGGCTGCACTGTGAATTAGTGGTCAGCATTGTGGCCTAATACCAGTATGGTCCCCACTTCAAGTCCAGTCTGGACTtgagagcctttctgtgtgtgtgtgtgtgtgtgtgtgtgtgtgtgtgtgtgtgtgtactcatatttctatccttgtgggggccaaatgtccccacaaggataggaaaacatggaacgacgtgccttgtggggacatttttccggtcctaatgaggagaaacagtgttttcttgaccatgttgttgttactgaaaaaagtaaaagtgcaaaaacatttatttagggttaggctttgttgtggtgtgggttagggttagggtaagggtcagggttaggggctagacatgaatgggagtcaatggacggtccccacaaggatagaaatacaagactgagcgtgtgtgtgtgtgtgtgtgtgtgagcatcgTCAGCTCTGATCAGCTGCAGTCTACACAACCAGAACTTGGATGAAGTGGTatcgatgatggatggatactGTATCACATTTCATGCAATTTATGATTATCTCATCTCTGAAAACAGTCACAAATCCTGGGTAATTTAGTGCTATAATTTAGCATAAGAAAAGAGATATGGCAGGAAATTGATTAACAAAATGAAGATCATATCAGCAATACAGAGCTTCTTATTAGAAATGACCAGTCATGGGAGGAACTGTCTTAAAATAAACAGCGCTACTATTTTTAGTAATGAGTTATCTCACTAATTATTTTTCCCAGTGTTACAACACCATTAACATTACTGATAATAATTTGAGGTGTGGTTCCATTGCTATAACTCACCTCTTTCAGCTTGATTTATCTTCTGCTGGAGTTCAGTGGAGCATTAAGTTTGTGTACAGAAAGAACCCATTGGTGCAAAGTTCATCACGTGATGCGACAGAGATACAGccgagccctgatcattcaaatgcagcttttaaatggaagtacagacatctattgaATTGAATAGCGAGTTCTGTTATACATATTACAATGTCATAATTCAAACATTCATTATATCATTTATTTCAAGCAATAATACTCTTAGTATGAGAGGCTTGCacagaataaaatcaaaaatacaAGTGCtttcaatagaaaaaaaaacaaagaaaaaagaacaaaaagaattgtttgtatttttagaaaatattaaatgaaaGTTCACAGTGTGAAATAATCATAATATTTTACATGAAATTATTAGTAAGTAAATGtgatgcattttattgtgttttgaaaaacaatacaaaaacaatattgctttgaaactgatacattgtttcaaagtCCTCAGTCAGGAACGTTccaaatgacgtcatcatctgaTTTGCATAGCTTTAATTTGCATATCTAGGCCAAATTGAGCTTTATCATCAAGACCAACAATGGGAgtaaatgcattaaaataaactgtGTTACTATATTGAGTTACAAGTAAATCTTATACTCCATTCTTGCAACCTTTTCTGTATTTCACTCTGTTtgccccccctttttttttagttttatttcaaTTGAGATAAATCCGATTgacatagttaaaaaaaataaatctaatttATAAATATTGAAGGTTTTGCCACGAGAATAAACTTATTATATTTTTTGGAGTGCAATTTTCCTGCTTCATAATCCAACAGTCAGTGAACTGTACATTCTGATTATTTCCACGGGCAAACTTTCTATGCGCAAAAACGCGGCAAACTTGACGCTTGTGAGCACAAATTAAAGTCGCGATAGATATATGTAGCAGCGTGTCTGCAGGGGTGGAGTTAACAGAACGGGAAATGAGCGCAGACGGTGTCACTGTTCTGCGCGGGTGTAAAAAACAAACGCCAGAAACCGTATCTTGTTTATGATGCATTAGCTTTGCTAGCATGGGGGAACTGTCGCTTATGTGAGGGATATGGAACATGTGAGCTGCGGCTCTTCTACAGATTTAACTgttaattttaatgttttggttttttcaaGGGCTGCTGGTGCCTGTGGCGAGCTGGCCCGACGTTCTCCTAGCATCCAGACAGCTGTCTTAGCGACGGGAGCAAGCTGAGCTGTAGCGTCGGGTTGTTAGAAACGTCCACCGAAATGTCGCTGCCGCCCGAGTGGGGCGACGATCAGCGCATGAATTTCTTGTTCTCCGACTTCAAGGAGAACCGCGATGTCAACACGACGGACTGGGACAGCAAGATGGACTTCTGGACGGCGCTGATCGTCAAGAGCTGCAGGGACCGCGGCTCCGTGTGCGTCAACCTGCAGGAACTCAGCAGGACCTTCCGGAGGAAAGAGAAAACCCCGCTCGGCCTGGCGACCGTCCTCCAGTCCATGTCCAGGTAACTGACTGTCACCGCCCGCGGTCTCCCGGGGCCGGGGCCCTTCAAGCCAGCCGACACTGACAAACACTGTCAAGTCAGCCGACGCGTTGTTTAGCGGTGCGCACATATTGTAAACATTACGGTAAAGCGTCAAGCGCCGAGGATCACATACTCACCTTATTTATAATTAATAGAACACGTATTATTACTGTTGCTAAAAAGCATAACCGAACAACGAAGTGCATTAAGGAAAGTTTTAATAATGCTAATTTTGAGTCAATAAGTCAAATAATCTGGCATTAATTGAGCTAAGACACTACATTTTCCATCAAAATATTAATAGAAACTATTGACAATATTAACAACGAGGTGTGTCTAAACCAGGCAGTGTAGTAATGTGATCCACAACTGATCTGGAGTCGGTACCCTGGAGCTATTGcgctaaaatactgtatttttcataaaaaatattaatggctggcttgaccgcagtcTCCTTCTCGGTCTGGACGCCCTTCCAGATGCGGGAGGATTCAGAGGGAGTCGGAGTTCGCGGCCAACGTGGACAGCGGCTGGCTGTCGTGGGGCGTCGGCCTGCTGCTGGTGAAGCCCCTGAAGTGGACCTTCTCCACCCTGCTGGGCAGCAGCCGGGTGTCTGCGGAGGAGTCCTTCGTGGTCATCGAGCTGGTGAAGGTGTGTTTAATGTCCTCACTCAGTGTAGCTGCTCCAAAGAGATCTCCAGTTCAAGCCCATCTgtgcgtggagtttgcatgttctctctgtttgtcaTTGAGGAATAGCACATTGGTCCAGACAAAAGGTTATGCAGTTTAGCCATTCTTTGTGCCTCAGTATTTTCTTTCCTAAAATTGTGTCTTAAATGCCTCATGATAAACAGTTTTCAGCAAAGACTTCTGCACAGAAATCTACTAAAACAAACCTATACCTCAGTCATCAAGCATACAGATTACAAACATGCTGTAAAATAGATCAGGAGaaattttaaagtttgaatttcttcattttttttgtgtgaaagtgACTTTCTTTAGCTAGATGCATAATAAAAATGACATGGTTCTAAACTTAAGTGAGATCAATTTTCATTAATTTCAAGAACTGTGCAGTTTACTATTTGATCAGATTTAATTGATAATGGACCTGATTCCctttcttttaatttcattcTCTTCCATTTCACCCAGGAAGTCCTGAGGAAACATTAGTGTTTCCTCAGTTCAAGATGGTTGTTTGAAACATTTCCTTCAGAGCTGAAATGtgatttgccccccccccccactcatgTTTTCCACTGTCATGATACATTTTGCTGTTTAGCTTAAAATTATTGCCCCTTTAAAAATACGTTGATGACATTTCTTCTATTAAAAGAAGAATGGTTTATGTATCACTCCACTTGTTTCACCATTTTAAACAgttctcaccttttttttttcccttctgccTTTTCTAAAAGTCACTTTGTGTCACAGaactggcttttttttccctccttctccaggagaaagcagcagaattaCTCAAAGCCTACCGCAGCAGCGAGTTTTCCAGCTGTGCCATAGTGTCGTTCCCAGAGCTGTGCGGCCTGTCCTCCGACGTGTGTGCGGACGAGAGCACGCTGTGcatggctctgctgcagctgcagagggacAAACAAGTGACGGTTTCAGTGCACGAAGGCGAGAAGGTAGATCCCAACCTGCGCACTCGTCCAAACCAAGTTTCACTGACTTCAGGACCTCGTCATGTCAACGtcccggtgtgtgtttgtgtgtgcagatcGTGAAGTTCTGTCAGCCCGGGCAGGACCGAGTGTCTCCGGTCAGCGACGTGGATGTGGGGATTTATCAGCTGCAGCGGAGTGAGAAGCTGCTGGGAGAGCGAGTGGAGAAGTTAAACCAGGAGGCAGACAGGTTCAGCAGCGCAAACACAGACATGGATGT contains these protein-coding regions:
- the lgi3 gene encoding leucine-rich repeat LGI family member 3, giving the protein MLEPRARWMRLVCLLLLCVYLCLLRESSARRAPKIPRCPATCSCTKDSAFCVDTKAIPKSFPPGIISLTMVNAAFTTIPEGAFSHLHLLQFLLLNSNTFTSIADDAFAGLSHLQYLFIENNDIQALSKYTFRGLKSLTHLSLSNNNLQQLPRDLFKHLDILTDLDLRGNSFRCDCKIKWLVDWMEKTNTSVPAIYCASPFEFQGRRIHDLAPRDFNCISADFAVYETFPFHSVSAESYEFNGDNFVAFAQPDSGFCTLYIWDHVEMVFRRYHNITSRSAVYCKPVVINNTLYMVVAQLFGGSHIYKWEEDPLRFVKIQDIDTSRVRKPNFVETFQLDGEWYFIVADSSKAGSTSIYRWNSNGFYSHQSLHPWHRDTHVEFLDVGGKPHLILSSASQPPIVYQWNRSQKQFAFHSQITELADVQMVKHFWVRKVLYLCLTRFIGDSKILRWEGQRFVEIQTLPSRGSMAVYPFTVGLRQYLILGSDFSFSRVYLWDDLTQRFQPFQELNMRAPRGFDLVSVDNKDILLAASFKGNTLAYQHLLVDLSAK
- the chmp7 gene encoding charged multivesicular body protein 7 isoform X2 codes for the protein MSLPPEWGDDQRMNFLFSDFKENRDVNTTDWDSKMDFWTALIVKSCRDRGSVCVNLQELSRTFRRKEKTPLGLATVLQSMSRCGRIQRESEFAANVDSGWLSWGVGLLLVKPLKWTFSTLLGSSRVSAEESFVVIELVKEKAAELLKAYRSSEFSSCAIVSFPELCGLSSDVCADESTLCMALLQLQRDKQVTVSVHEGEKIVKFCQPGQDRVSPVSDVDVGIYQLQRSEKLLGERVEKLNQEADRCKEEARALLRKGKKPQALRCLRGSKRVEKRADSLLAQLESIRAILDRIAQSQTDKMVVQAYQAGVAALRLSLKDVTVERAENLVDQIQELCDTQDEVNQTISGGVTAADEDMDELEEELKALLDESKPEYVSDLPAVPTSDLRPPGFQPKKATSPARRLEPAQ
- the chmp7 gene encoding charged multivesicular body protein 7 isoform X1 — translated: MSLPPEWGDDQRMNFLFSDFKENRDVNTTDWDSKMDFWTALIVKSCRDRGSVCVNLQELSRTFRRKEKTPLGLATVLQSMSRCGRIQRESEFAANVDSGWLSWGVGLLLVKPLKWTFSTLLGSSRVSAEESFVVIELVKEKAAELLKAYRSSEFSSCAIVSFPELCGLSSDVCADESTLCMALLQLQRDKQVTVSVHEGEKIVKFCQPGQDRVSPVSDVDVGIYQLQRSEKLLGERVEKLNQEADRCKEEARALLRKGKKPQALRCLRGSKRVEKRADSLLAQLESIRAILDRIAQSQTDKMVVQAYQAGVAALRLSLKDVTVERAENLVDQIQELCDTQDEVNQTISGGVTAADEDMDELEEELKALLDESKPEYVSDLPAVPTSDLRPPGEPTAASLPAVHQSRLSITDEQLEEELSQLTLTDSGFQPKKATSPARRLEPAQ